Below is a window of Catharus ustulatus isolate bCatUst1 chromosome 36, bCatUst1.pri.v2, whole genome shotgun sequence DNA.
tgTTCTGGGAACCTCCGGTTCTCGGGCACCACTTCATCCCTCCACTGCAGAAACGGGAGGGGAAACGCGTGGAATGGGAAAAACTCACACTTCTGTTAATTTacagataaaataaacagcaggtAGGAGAGAAggatattatatattatatatttagatatataaaaatatataaaatatttaaatacatataaatatatatgtatgtaaagGTACAACTATTTGAGAAGGGGCACACGAACAGAGGTGCCAATGCTCTGCAGGACAATTTAAAGACTGGTTTTGCTCATTAATTGCTCCAGCAGAACCTCGGGATTTGTGGTCCCCTCCTCACAGCTCCAGATGTGTCCGAGATGCCGACTCAGAGGTGTTGGATCAGCAGGGGCTGGCTTTCAAATCAGAATTTATGGATCCCTCGATCCGATTTCAGGTCCTCATTAGGAGGAGACAAATCGCTCTCTGGAGGATCCCAATTTCCCAGCCCATGGTAACCTGAGCCCCGCCAGTCACCGGTGACCGCCACTCCCTCCTGTCCCAGTTTGCCATGGCAAGAACTTGGTGAAGTTTCAGGTGGAAACCACCCCCAGCCCCGGAgaaatcacatttattttaattatcatTCCCATTTAATGCACGACTACCGAACctgcacaaaatatttctgggagACCAAGGCTATTTTATTCTGAGATATCAGGACCCCAATCCCGAGCTTGATCTCTTTGGATTCGGGAAACCCTCCCGCAGATCTTGATAAGGGCTTTGCGTCCTCATGTGTTCCCTTTCTCCTGTTGCTTTTTATGGCCCTCGATGAGCCCTGGGGCTCAACCAGGTCATCTGAGTCCCCAACTGAAGTTTCAGGGGAGAAACAGGACTTTGCCGAGGGCTCAGCTGGCTCCCTGGAtctgagcctggagcagctgctccgCACAagcccccagcaccagctcagctGTAAATCATCTCCATCCAGAGCCGGTGACACCCCCAAACCGGAGCGCATGCCgaaacattttcctcttcccaccTCCCtgtttaaaggagaaaaaaaaaaaaaaaaaaaaaaaagccaggaaggCCGGGGTTTGTcgggagcagagagcagagctccGGCTTTCCTCGCTCCCcgtccctgggctggggaaacCGGACCCTGCGGAGTGACCGGGGCAGCGTTCCTGGCAGAGCACCGCCCCCGGGGCCGGGTGCCAGCCCTGccgctccagccctgcctctccAGCCCCGAAACCATTCCTCCCCGCAGGAGAGAGGCCATGGCAGCCGTGTTCCTGCCGGGCAACCTGCAGGACGAGGCCACCTGCTCCGTGTGCCTGGAGTTCTTCAAGGACCCCGTGTCCATCGAGTGCGGGCACAACTTCTGCCGGGCGTGCATCGTCAAGAGCTGGAAGGACCTGGAGATGGATTTCCCGTGCCCGCAGTGCCGGGAGGTTTTCCAGCAGAGAAGTTTCCGCCCCAACCGGCAGCTGGCGAACATGTCCGAGATCATCAGCCAGTTCACGCTGCGCGGGGCCAAGGGCGCCGAGGAGGACGGGCTGTGCCCCAAGCACCGCGAGGCGCTCAAGCTCTACTGCAAGGACGACCGCAGGACCATCTGCGTGGTGTGCGACCGGTCCCGCGAGCACCGGCCCCACGCCGTGGTGCCCGTGGACGAGGCTTCCGAGGAGTACAAGGTCTGTCTGTCCGTCCGTCCGTGCGTGCGGCTCGCCGGGTTTGTCCCCGCGGTGTCGCCCGGCTCGGACGCCCCCTCGAAGAGCTGGCGGTGCTTCCCAGCCTCTGGAAAAGCGGGGAGGACGCGTCCCCCGGGGATGTGCGGCCCCTGCGCTGATCTCCCGTGGTTTCTGGGGCGGGTTCACCCGGTCGGGAGGGGAGCGGGAGACGGGGCCGAGCACCCGCGGCTCTCCGGGGGCTGGGAGAGCTTCCAGAGATGAGCGAGGTTTAGTAAAGCCGGGCTGAGCTTTGCCTGAGCCAGGAGCCGAGGGGAGCAGGGCACGTCCCGATCCCGGCATCCTTTTCTGGGGAGGGGTTCTGGTGGTCCCTGGGGTGGAGCTGAGCCGGAGGGATTTCCCTACGATCGCATTCCgtgttttcctccctccccatcccacctgccAAAAGAGCAAAccctgcaggcagagggacGCGGCGAAGGGGAAAAGGAGCACGGGCAGCATCCTCTTCTCTTGTTCCCAGGAGAAAATCCAGGGGCGCTTGGATTTCCTGAGGAAGGAgcggcaggagctgctggagttcAAAGTGAACGACGATAAGAaaacccaggagctgctggtgggtcCTGGATGGGGTGGAGGGGAAGTCTGGAGAGTCCGAAAAAGGGAAGGGGtggttttctccttcctcccgGCCCCAGCACCATCAGCCAGAGCCTCAGCAGAGCtcggggatggagctggagcacctgagagcagggctggctcccttcctttccctcagcacatcatccctgtggcagcagaaggggaaaaaaaaacccagaccaCTGAAAATAATTCCTGACCCAGACCTTCCCCCTCCAAGAGAAGCGGTTGAGGGACGAGGATTTGTCCAGAAATGTCCCCTGCCATTCTCCACCCCTCCCCAGAGGAAGGCCCCAGTGTCACCAAACTCACCACGGGGCCCCTCTCCCGAAATCCTCGCGTTTCATTCCCAGAAAACCATCGAGAGCGAGCGGCAGAAGCTGCTCTCGGACTTCGAGCGGCTGCGGCAGTTCCTGCACGACCAGGAGCACatcctgctggggcagctggacAAGATGGAGAAGAACATCTCCAAGAGGCAGAACGAGAACATCACCGACCTCTCCAAGGAGATCACGCTCCTCAACAAGCTCATCACCGAGCTGGAGGAGAAAATCCAGCAGCCCATGCTCGAGTTCCTCAAGGTGAGATGTCAGGGCGTAGCCACAAAtttattcctcctttttcaATGGGTTTAAATATCCTGcagaggtgttttgggggtAAAAGtccttttctgttctgtctTTGATGGTTCAAGGAGGTGTCTGAGTGCCCCAAACTGAGGAGCACCCTGGAACAGAGTGTCCTCTTCAACTTtaatgattttttccccttcctggaCCTGTCTGGACTcctccagcacccccaaacccttGGTTCCAAGGTGTTCAGAGCTGAGTTAGACCAAACTCtcctttccaggctgggaaagcagcCCTGGAGTGCCcgaaatcctgaaatcccagaaCTCTTCACCCCATCCCAAAAGGGAGCAGGGCCATGGGTGACCTTTGAATGGAAACCTGTTTTTACTGAGCTGAGCAGATCGTGCTGGTGGCTCCCCCAGACCTGCACAGGGTTAAATTCCCTCCCTGGCTGCGTTCTGGGTGCTGTCAATATTTGCAGATGGTTTCAGGGCTTGGCTGTGGGTGGAAACTCGCGCCACGTGGTCTCGGTGCCCACGAGAAACGCCCCAGAACAATAGTtggcattttattaaaaagcagGTTGGGgactctgggctggctccagggtCCTTTTTCAGCCCCTGCGAGCTGACTCTGGCTTTGTGTGGGCTCTGGAATGTGTTTTAAGGGCACCAGAACGGGCAAATAATCGCTCAGTTTGGTGTGTGTTTGCACTGTTGCAATTTTATTGAGCGTATTTGAACCTGAAATTACCTCCACAATCCACCCTGCCCGGGGGAAAATCACTTCCTCGTCCATCTCACGTACGAGAGGcatcccagcttttcctggggGTGATTGGACTGTGGGAAATCACGGAGAGGCCAAAGCTGCCCAGTTTAGGGCgggtgggttttgggtttgCAGGCACCTCCTCGTCAATAATCCAAACCTGctgaatttttcatttgcaatttTTCAGGGCaaaccctcccagctcagctgctccagagattttttttgagatctGTGCCCAGAgatgaaaatgcagctttggaaaaaaaaaaggggaaaaaaggggggaaaagaaagaaaaaaaaaaaaaggaaaaatgcagctgGTCTTTGgtgcatgaaaagaaaagccagGAGTGATTTTTGAACTCCCTTCCCTCAGGAAATTtggtggagggaaggaaaaaaatgcaggagatGAAAAGATTTACCCTaaaaaacatctgaattttGTCAAAAAAATGGGAAGTGGAGCAGATTGTTGGttggaggaaggagcaggggcagAAAAGCGCAGACAGAacctctgaaatgttttattctaACCATGAATGATTCAGGCACACaggagaaattttaatttttattattcccAGCGCCGGGATTTCACTCGgtctctcttcttcctttccagGACGTGACGGCCACCATAAGCAGGTGTGGaactctgctctccctgctgccctcggctccctcccctccccagccccgtcTGGGGGTCAATGTCCAGAGGGAGGCACCGGGATCGATGGAATTTGCTTCCCACTCTCTGCGAGCCCCGGACCCCTCCCAACTTCTTGGAAATCTGGATTTCAGTGTCTTTTCCCAGTTTCCTCAAGGGTCAAGTGAGGCCAGAAGCCCCAAATTCAAATATTTGCTCACACACAGTTCCCTCAGCGCTGCGGTTCAGGCACCACCAAGCTCCAAAAACaaaactggagctgcagcaggacccccaaaattatCCCCCCATCACCCCATGGGACcctcaaaatccaccccaaatcctgatttctTCACCCCAAGGGGGGCAAAATCTCAGCGAGATCATCTGGGGGGACTGGGGTggcaaactgggatgggaatgggggaataTCAACAATTCCCTCGtggttttccccttttcccGTGGCAGGAGCGACGACGTGAAGTGCCACAAGCCCGTCCCCGTCTGCACTGACATGAAGATGCACGTCTGCAACTTCTCCCTCAAAACCGTCGTCCTGGAGAAGGTCCTGAAGAAATTCCGAGGTGGGCAGGAGAGGTTTAAAAATAATCCCTGGCCTTTCCTGGCAgcgggagggaggggtgggagcgCCCGGTGCTGCTCCGGGGCTCCTGGGCACTGAAATTGGAGCAGAAATCAGCTGGAAGGGAACTCTTAAAGAAGTGTGAACCACAGTTTTGGTGCAATAAAACCTTTAATTTCAAGGAGTTTCGTGCTGAGAGTTCCAAGCCCTGGGTTTGCAGTAAAGCAGGAAACCACGAGATGGTGCTGAGAGACCGGGAAAGGCAAAATGCGCCAAAAAGAGCAGgtctaaaagagaaaaaaacaatttctaaaTGGAAATTACACCCTGGGGCAAGAATTGGCTCAAAGGAAATTCCTGAGGCTGAGATGTGGCAGGGCATGGTCAACGTGGTTTAAATAAATCCTGTGTTTCTTCATGCCCGGAGGgggtttttaatgaaaattaaatatatttaacagGGATTctcccctgctgtgctgctccatcctcagctcTCACAGCTCCCTCAGGGGCACTTGGGGCATCCGTTCTGTCTGTCTGGGGGTCACCACTCATGTCCCTGTCTCTCCTTTTCAGAACACCTGCAGGACGAGCTGGGACGAGgtgaaaaaggtaaaaagatttttcagaCCTAGCGCCCAGAGCAAAGACTCGAAATTGTGGTTGTACTTTGCAAAGCCGAAGAGAGgggcacaaaaagaaaaaaaaaaaaaaagaaaagatacgctagattttttttttttttttctttttccttaatttcttctCTCTCGATGATTTCCAGATCcagcctgctcagctccagagcccAAAGCCGATTTTTGTAGCTGACGCCGGGGATCTGACAGCTCAGCCAGGTCCTCTCTGCCTGTTTGCACCTAACAAACCCATAGATCCGAGACCAAAACCTCATTCTGAGCCACAGCTGGCTCTCGGTCTGCCAAAtttgctctgctgggctcctgtTCCCACCAGGGAATTGCTCCAGTGTGAAGGAGGGGTTAAATCCCAGCAGAATCTGGTTAATTCCTCAAGCTatttaagaatttaaattaaatcccaGCAGAATTCAATTCATTGTTGAAGTTAATTAAGAATTTAACTCCTTTTCACAGGAGAGGTCAGGAATTTGAGGGGCAAACCCAGCCCACAGCGATTTCCATGCTGGATGAGCCCCTgggagggagctctgcaggaattCTGGGATCAGCCCCAGAATGATTCAATTTAATCTCAGGTCTCCCTCTGACCTCAGCCTGAGATTAAAAcctgccccagctgcacccCCTCGGTGTGaaggtgcccagagcagagttttcagaagaaaaatctctttttttttttgcttttaaagctgTGGTCTCCAGCACGGGGGTCTCAAAGGAGGACAACCCACAGGTTGGGTTCTGCTCACAAACAGCATCCCTGGAAATTCCCAAAACTGGCAGAAAACCCCAGGGGACAGCTGGTGACCCCGAGTGGAGCCCCAAGCCCTCGCTGCATGCCCAGGGGGGTGGGTGCATGTGCAGAGGCGTCACTGCTGCCTTGGCTGGAcctcaatcccaaatcctggcagttcctggagctggagatgcccagggaaggaaaacacttggtagataaaaaaatccccgaaaTCGGCTCATTCCAACCCATTTCCCCgcagttctgctgctgggatttgCAGTCTCTGGtgcaggagatttttttggctGCTCTCTCACTTTTGGGGAATAATCTGGTGTTCaggtttaaaggaaaaatgagtCCAGCCTTCCCTGTCCTGGTTTGATTTTCCCCACCTTTAGAAGCACCGTGAGGATTTTAATCCCACTGTGTCtcttttgggggatttttatgCCAATTCCTGACCTAAATCTGTGAATTTTGGAGAGCACAAAGGCCTTCACCTGCTGTTTCAGCTCCCATTTTAGGCTCCCCCCAAAATGTCTCCTGGATTCGTGGTGACTTTGCTGACTACAACCACAATTTGAGGTCActcactgctgcctctgagccTGAGtttggaaaggggaaaaatgattTTGGgaccaggctgcagctgcatgTTTGGTTTGGGCTGCTCCAGGTGGAAAGATGCCCTTAGGTCGTGGCTTAGATCAAggatttgggtgattttgggtgggtttggggatcAAAACTCTGCGATTTTGTGTTGCCAGGGGGGTGTGGATGACCCAGAAACCGAGataaaaaatcaatttacatggaaaaaacaTTCTTGATCTAAAGCCCATCTTTGCTGTTGATATTGTCTGCATGTGCTTTTGTGGTGTCCCTTGCTCCTGGTGGCCTCGTGGTGTTGTCACCCCGTTTGTCACCAGAAGCAGCGCGAGCTCAAACCCCCCTCGAGGGACTGGGGGTGTCAGGGTGGGATTATCGGGGTTGGGCTGGGATTATTGaggtccagcccagcccacaaACTAAAACTAAATTTTCGTGGCTCAAACCCTCTCTGGGGTCTGaccgctgtcccctctgtccccaacAGAGGACCTGACCCTGGACCCCGACTCCGCCAACCACCTGCTGATCCTCTCGGCCGACCTCAAGAGCGTCCGCAtgggctgcaggaagcaggagctgcccgACAACCCCAAGCGCTTCGACACCAACTCGCGCGTCCTGGCCACCACGGGCTTCAAGTCGGGGCGGCACTACTgggaggtggaggtggggccgtCGGACGGCTGGGCCTTCGGCGTGGCCAGGGAGTCGGTGCGCAGGAAGGGGCTGACGCAGTTCTCCCCCGAGGAGGGCATCTGGGCCGTGCAGCAGAACGGGGGCCGCTACTGGGCCGTCACCTCTCCGCAGCGCACCCCGCTGTGCCTGGGCCACAAGCTCAGCCGTGTCCGCGTCTACCTGGACTACGAGGGCGAGGAGGTTTCCTTCTACGACGCCGAGAACATGCAGCACATCTTCACCTTCAACGTGGCCTTCCAGGAGAAGGTGTTCCCGCTCTTCTCCGTCTGCTCCACCGTCACCTACATCAAGCTGTGCCCCTGAGGTGCCTCGGGGAGCGCCGGGGGAGGGTCTGGCCGCGGCGTGAGCCCAAAAGACTCAAACTCTCAGCCTGGTTGGGTGGGGTGGGCAGCCAGGAGGTCGGGAGAGCATCGTGAGGAGGGTCCTCAGGGCAGGTGGAAGCAGAGAGACATCTGTGCCCAGAAATTGTGGTTTCCAGCTTAAAGGAAGGTTGTGGCCACCAACTCAAAGATCGTGGCCACCAACTCGGGGGCTGTGGCCACTGACTTGAACCCAGCCCTGGAAGGGGTGACAAGCTCAGACACTCAGTGAGAAGGACCCCCCCCAGATGTTGTTTGTGGCTTAAACCTGGACGGGGGTTTAAGAATCTGTGGGAAGCTTTGGAGTGGCTCCTCTACCTCTTTGGAAGTGCCATGGGCTGGAAATGGAATATTTGTGGGGTGGATGACCCAGGGAAAGGGGGAATTGAGCAGAAATCTTCAGGCTCCATCCAAAGCAAAACTCTGCCTGTCTACAGAGAAGAAATCCAGTCAGAAACTTCCTGGTTCCTTCTCCCACCTGTGGCAATGACTGACCCCCAAAAGCTGTTTTTGGGATGTCGTGAGAGTTGTCTGAGCTgtcccaggtgaccccaggtcTGACCTGTCCAGTGTGGAAgggtctgtggggttttggctgctctccctgcctggttCTCCACCCATGGCTCCTCTGGAAGACTCTGGAAAAGGTTAAAAGGTgcttttttggttatttttaagtGATGTTTGTCCTGCTGGATCCGAGCAAAACCCGCGTTTGTCCCTGTGGTGCTCCCGTGCTGAGGCCTCTCCGTGGACACGACgttcccaaaatttccctcatGGTTCTCACGCCCTGCGTGGATTTAGGTGCTGGATCTTGTGTTCCCTCAGGTTCTCAGCAAAATCACCCCTTTATGctcatttcttgtttttttccccctggaaacCCTCAGTCACTGCCAAGGAGCCGACGCTGAACTCGCCTTTGCTTTGTGCATTCTggttttgccaaaaaaaaaaaaaaagaagcggctttaaaaaataatcagtgtcTTATTGCCTGAAGTGCTGGTGAAGGGGGAACTTGGGGTTGGTCGGctacatacatatatttaaaatatatttgtataaatatatatcataaatatatttatgcatttatgtGTTGAGGTGAAAgcatatataaaaaattatataatataatgcaatgcaatataaatattagaatataattaatatatttaattggGGGGGGTGTTCCACATTTGTTAGGCCCAAACCAAATATCTTTAAATCCTCCAAGTTAGGGCTcgattaagaaaaaaaaaaagataaaaatgagcTGATCTTTGCCTTTGGACACTCTTGGAGGGGACAGGCGTCAGCACCCGGGGTATTCCAGCAGCAACAAGGAGCTTTCGGCTGGCTGAACATCAAATccctggaaaaacaaagaaaaccgGAGCTGCCAAGGGCTGAACCCCCATTTTTTAGGGTTTGGGGGTTCCAGGGTGGATGATGCCCCAGGGATGgttcttccctgctcctcaccttCGTGTCAGGCAGGGGACGGGAGGAATTTTGCGGGGaaagaggaaattttggggggtggcggagatttgggatttggggcgCGCGGGGGCTCCCCCCTGGTGGCCGCGGCGGAGCGAGATTTGCCGCGCCGGCTCCATAGCTCAGGGGTTAGAGCACTGGTCTTGTAAACCAGGGGTCGCGAGTTCAAATCTCGCTGGGGCCTCGCcgtcctattttttttttcctttcctccgGTTTTAGCTTTTCTTCCTCCGCCAAAAGCTTCGTCACTTTTCTCTCCGCGCCGGGATCGGGAGGAGGCGCAGGGAGCCGGGAAAGGAGCTCGGGAATGCCGGGACCGGACCCGTTTGAGCACAGAACCAAGTCTGAAGTAACACATAACACAGCGGCTCGTTGGTCTAGGGGTATGATTCTCGCTTTGGGTGCGAGAGGTCCCGGGTTCAAATCCCGGACGAGCCCATCTCCTTTTCTATCCGCTCgtttcttttccccccacccatttatttcacttttccctttttctttcctgtttatctctgttgttttcctcttttgattttcttttgtgtgtgtgtggtttttgtcttttgtttcgggcagtttttttttctttgcttgggGGTTTCTTGTGTGTGGTGTTTTAATTGGGTTGggtctttttgctttttaaaaatcgtTTTTTGTTGCgggtttcatttttttgtgtgggtgtggttttttatttgggatttatttgtggaggttttttgtttgttttgtttcgcTTTTTGTTGTGACTGAcgttttttgagtttttaaattgttttgtagCTGAcgtttttaaattgttttgggTGTTTGTGTCGGgagtttttttgcttgttttggttttgagatttttttctttgtatgatTTTTGTTCTCGGTTTGAGATGCTTTTTGtgcttgtattttttatttttactatactggggacttttttttgttttgattttaaattccAGCCCTCTCCGGtgtggagagagagggaggaaaatgaaacagaaaggCAAGAAAAGAGTCACTGGCAGCGGTGGGATTCGAACCCACGCCCCCGAAGAGACTGGAGCCTTAATCCAGCGCCTTAGACCGCTCGGCCACGCTACCCCGACGAGCTCAACCTTGGAGCCTTCCTCTGGTCGGGGcctccttcctcatcctcactcCTGTCTCCATTCCATTCTattccatcctcatcctcatcctcatcctcctcatcctcatctccatccccaccctAATTTCCAACCTCTAATCTTCATCTACAAACTCTTTCACAATCCGCATCCTCACCCCTGTAATTCCGTAGAATCTCCCGAAATTTGACTTTTCTGCCATTTTGCCCCAATTTTGCCCGCAGCACCAGGTCTCTGTGGCGCAATCGGTCAGCGCGTTCGGCTGTTAACCGAAAGGTTGGTGGTTCGAGCCCACCCAGGGACGTGGCcgaggaattttttcctttccctcgCAGCAGTCATTATGAGCTGTTAATGAGTTTTAATTGTCCTTAGCCCTCCCCTCCCATGGCCGGGGGCTCTGTGTCAGCTCCATCCTGGGAGTTGGGTCCTTCCAACTGCAGGTTatgaccccaaattccagggaattcaCAAACCAAGCAGCTGAAAcctttctgtttcctcttttttcccacGTTTTGAACGCTGATCCtgtcccaaaaattccacctgcagcacagatggAGTTTCCAAGGACAATTTCTGGTGGCAGGAGAAACTCCAGTAAAACCTTAGATTTGATTTGAAGATTCAGGAGGATTTATTTGATATACTTGGATCAACTTGTCACAGGCCACACTTTAGGTAGAAGAGACTGGGATCACATCCTGACTGGTGCTGTGGGGAATGGTTCATTACTTAACAGGAATTAAcattgattaattaattagttGTGTCGGACCAATCAAAGGAGAGGATGGTGAGGAAGCACCGGGTTCTCTCCCAAATTCTGGGGTGAGGGAACTGAGAGGGATGACTGCCCACGGGGCTGGAGTGTGGTGACGCCGTTTATTCGTGATGACGCTGCCCTCAGACACAAGGAAATCAGAAATTCCCACCTTTATTTCACCTCAGTCATGCCATGAAACGCCTTGCACGCAAATAAACTGGGAATTACAGCGGTGGGCAAGGGGAACAGCAGAGTCCTGGAACCACTGCCTGGTTTTAGTGCTCCCTCCTACCCCCATTAATGTTTATAACTCTGATTTGCTATTCCCTCCTCTCCCATGAGATGTTGAACCAGTTGGTCCTGCTTCTTTAACACTTGTGCCACCGGTGAATTCCGCCGATTTTTCCCGGAAAGAACCAGATTCACACCCCCCAAAGGCGGCTGGGGGCACGCTCAGAGCTCTTCCCTCCGCGTGAGCCTCCCAACGCTCTCCGCGTCCGGCGCCGCGCCGCTGTCGTGGTGGATGTTGCTGGCGGCCCTGATGGCCGATTTCATGGCGGTGTCGATCCAGGCATGGGGCTGCGCCGCGTGCTCCCCGGCAAAGTGCACCCGGCCCTCGTGAGTGAACAGGGCCTGCGAGTAATCCACGAACTGGTACGGGGTGAAGGCAGCGAAGGCCCCCAGGGAGTGCTGGTCCAGCTGCCACTTCTGGATCACGTGCTGGTCACAGGTGTACTGCAGGTACTCCTTGCTCACCTGGTGGATGTCCGCCAGGTCTTGGAGCACCACGTCCAGGCACTTCTCGTCCGTGAGGGGCAGGAAGAACTCGGCATCGCTGTTCCAGGTGTAGGAAGCCAGGATGACGCCCACCCCGCTGGAGAAGTTGTGGCTGGGGTAGTAGATGAAGCGGGAGGGGCGGTCGGTGACCGAGTACCCTCCGCGGATCCCGTCCTTCTCCCAGAACTTCTCGGAGCACGCCAGGATAATTTTGGAGGCGCTCGCGTAGTTGATGGAGCGCAGGGCATGCGCCTTGGCAGGGGACAGCGGCGGCAGGAACTGGATGTGCCTGGTGGCTTTGGCGCTGGAGGTGACAAGGACATAGTCTGCAGTGACAATGGTTGGGGCCAGCGTGTCGGGAGCGCGGTAGAACACTCGGACTTTGTCGCCCTTCGTCATGATCTTCTCCACAGTGCAGTTGAACTGGACAGCGTTGGGCAGCGCCTTGTGGAAGGCTCTGGGCAGTTGGTCAAACCCTCCTGTGATTTCATCAAagctggaaggaaggagaagcaggaggtgTGGGAAGGACGCCAGGGTTTAGGGACTGTAAAAACCTGAGCTCCTCTGGAGacaccagcagagcctggaggcCCCATCGAGCCAGGAGCGGCTCCTGTTTGGAGTCACTCTGACGTTTCCTGCTATGGGAACAGGGTTGGGTGGAGGGACGGGGACAGCACTCACCTCTCTTCAGAGAAGATGCTGAAGTCCCACAGCGAGGCGAGGAAGGACAGGTAAAACCCCGAGTCCTCGTTCAGCAAGTCACCGATCATGTCAACAGCTCCTCGGCTCAGCCCCCCCACCTTGATCAAATATTCCTGGAGATCccaggaggagacacagccTGAGCTTGCTGGCTCAGTTAGGGCTCCattgcagctgtgctggctccttcCTCAGCACTTTTTAAGTAGAAGGGATCATTTATAAGGGAAAAGCATCCACAAGGTGACAAAGGATGGGATTAGGGTGACACAGACGTACCCTTCTcaaagcagggagagcaggtTAATTATCAAGAGCTGGGATTAAATTTGCCCTTGAGCCCCAGCCCATTACCTTGGTGGAGAAGGAGTCGTGTTGAGCCAGATACTTCCTGCAATCAGTGGTCTGGAACTTCTTaaaagcctggagaagaaacatcaatattttcactggaaaaagaTCCATTTCCCAAAGTGATGGCCAAAATTCTCCCAGGATTTCAGGGTCTGATAACCCCTGAAATTTCTGGACATCAAATTTCAGGCAACTGTGCGGAATT
It encodes the following:
- the LOC117009808 gene encoding E3 ubiquitin-protein ligase TRIM7-like — encoded protein: MAAVFLPGNLQDEATCSVCLEFFKDPVSIECGHNFCRACIVKSWKDLEMDFPCPQCREVFQQRSFRPNRQLANMSEIISQFTLRGAKGAEEDGLCPKHREALKLYCKDDRRTICVVCDRSREHRPHAVVPVDEASEEYKEKIQGRLDFLRKERQELLEFKVNDDKKTQELLKTIESERQKLLSDFERLRQFLHDQEHILLGQLDKMEKNISKRQNENITDLSKEITLLNKLITELEEKIQQPMLEFLKDVTATISRSDDVKCHKPVPVCTDMKMHVCNFSLKTVVLEKVLKKFREHLQDELGRGEKEDLTLDPDSANHLLILSADLKSVRMGCRKQELPDNPKRFDTNSRVLATTGFKSGRHYWEVEVGPSDGWAFGVARESVRRKGLTQFSPEEGIWAVQQNGGRYWAVTSPQRTPLCLGHKLSRVRVYLDYEGEEVSFYDAENMQHIFTFNVAFQEKVFPLFSVCSTVTYIKLCP
- the IL4I1 gene encoding L-amino-acid oxidase, giving the protein MTGAVCALSNVPECQRHIFPVTSLLPSPVLFQILLLAGLLSAKRFPCFPEYCLRDQDYEELLEIARDGLEPAARPAHVVVVGAGIGGLTAAKLLRDAGHKVTILERSSWVGGRIRTFRPQGQDWYVELGPMRLPGKHRLVREFIRQFNLKLNPFIQRDNNTWYFLRGARVRAEEVGRNPDVLNYTVKPSERGKSAVQLYREVLNKAFKKFQTTDCRKYLAQHDSFSTKEYLIKVGGLSRGAVDMIGDLLNEDSGFYLSFLASLWDFSIFSEESFDEITGGFDQLPRAFHKALPNAVQFNCTVEKIMTKGDKVRVFYRAPDTLAPTIVTADYVLVTSSAKATRHIQFLPPLSPAKAHALRSINYASASKIILACSEKFWEKDGIRGGYSVTDRPSRFIYYPSHNFSSGVGVILASYTWNSDAEFFLPLTDEKCLDVVLQDLADIHQVSKEYLQYTCDQHVIQKWQLDQHSLGAFAAFTPYQFVDYSQALFTHEGRVHFAGEHAAQPHAWIDTAMKSAIRAASNIHHDSGAAPDAESVGRLTRREEL